One Gemmatimonadaceae bacterium DNA segment encodes these proteins:
- a CDS encoding M23 family metallopeptidase: MRANLLHARFGGCLVSMVLIALACLLAVAVFPALRHPVFFVRLLTSHAPSEVRIPVAGILKRQISSSWGAPRGGGRAHQGVDIFARRGTPVLSAAEGIVLRVGTNELGGNVINVLGPGRQVHYYAHLDSYGVFKPGDVVLPGDTLGYVGNTGNARDTPPHLHYGIYDSERGAVNPWPILSGPF, from the coding sequence GTGCGTGCCAACCTCCTTCACGCTCGCTTCGGTGGCTGCCTCGTATCGATGGTGCTCATCGCGCTGGCGTGTCTCCTTGCAGTTGCGGTCTTCCCAGCACTCCGACATCCTGTATTTTTCGTACGCCTGCTCACTTCACATGCGCCTTCCGAGGTGAGGATTCCGGTCGCAGGCATACTCAAGCGCCAGATTTCCAGCTCCTGGGGCGCACCTCGCGGCGGCGGGCGAGCGCATCAAGGCGTCGACATCTTTGCGAGACGCGGCACGCCTGTGCTCAGCGCAGCGGAAGGGATAGTTCTGCGCGTCGGCACCAACGAGCTTGGCGGCAACGTCATCAATGTGCTCGGCCCGGGGAGGCAGGTGCACTACTATGCGCACCTCGATAGCTACGGCGTCTTCAAGCCTGGCGACGTGGTGCTTCCCGGCGACACCCTCGGCTACGTTGGAAACACCGGCAACGCGCGCGACACGCCACCTCACCTGCACTACGGCATCTACGACTCGGAGCGCGGCGCAGTGAATCCTTGGCCGATCCTCAGCGGACCTTTTTGA
- a CDS encoding ATP-binding cassette domain-containing protein — protein MTPLAVETTNLSKSYEKQPALDRVDLRVPEGSVYVLVGANGAGKSTTIKIQPTTSRK, from the coding sequence ATGACGCCGCTCGCAGTCGAAACGACGAATCTCTCGAAGAGCTACGAAAAACAGCCTGCACTCGATCGAGTCGATCTTCGAGTGCCGGAAGGCTCGGTGTACGTGCTCGTCGGAGCGAACGGCGCGGGAAAGAGCACCACGATCAAGATCCAACCGACAACCTCAAGGAAGTAA
- a CDS encoding AAA family ATPase has product MVDPDEFRRMVLEERTLPTVVTPMILRQGEVAHLRMPRAVWRELGASTGAFGVTGFAVLGTGRLFVTNQRIILDGVADDLSIEYREVEGVAVSDGMLLIQRIGKLDPYLELNSPGWLDAVLLLIERARRGDRPLREYLDGAAPESPSAAGEPSTERARQAAESVASASKGADSPPPTLDQLLSKLDKLVGLENVKKEIRTLVNVARVREMRRKEGLKAPPSAYHMVFVGPPGTGKTTIARLLGSIFHALGLLSKGHLTEVDRAELVAGYVGQTAIKTDAVVKDALGGVLFIDEAYSLAPEDSGHDFGDEAIETLLKLMEDHRDDLVVIAAGYRERMESFIESNPGLRSRFTRFIDFPDYSPDELTAIFTRMVEEDGYTLGPGAVESVKVILAREYESRSENFGNARLVRNLFERSLTSQANRLVSATPSRADLCVIAESDITATA; this is encoded by the coding sequence ATGGTCGATCCAGACGAATTTCGCCGAATGGTGCTCGAGGAGCGGACGCTGCCCACGGTCGTCACGCCGATGATCCTCCGGCAGGGCGAGGTCGCCCACCTCCGGATGCCGCGCGCAGTCTGGCGCGAGCTTGGTGCCTCCACGGGCGCGTTCGGAGTAACCGGATTTGCCGTCCTCGGAACGGGCCGACTGTTCGTGACCAACCAGCGGATCATTCTCGATGGTGTAGCGGATGATCTGAGCATCGAGTATCGCGAAGTCGAGGGTGTAGCCGTGTCGGATGGAATGCTTCTCATCCAGCGAATCGGAAAGCTCGATCCGTATCTGGAGCTGAACTCTCCTGGATGGCTGGACGCGGTGCTTCTGCTCATCGAGCGGGCTCGGCGTGGCGATCGTCCGTTGCGCGAGTATCTGGACGGGGCGGCGCCGGAATCGCCGTCCGCAGCCGGTGAACCGAGCACCGAGCGTGCGCGTCAGGCGGCGGAGTCAGTGGCGAGCGCCAGCAAAGGCGCCGATTCTCCACCGCCTACGCTCGACCAGCTGCTGTCGAAGCTCGACAAGCTGGTGGGCCTCGAGAACGTGAAGAAAGAGATACGAACTCTGGTAAACGTCGCGCGCGTGCGCGAGATGCGGCGGAAGGAAGGGCTCAAGGCCCCGCCTTCCGCATATCATATGGTATTCGTCGGGCCTCCGGGGACCGGCAAGACGACAATTGCCCGGCTGCTGGGATCGATCTTCCATGCGCTCGGCCTGTTGTCGAAGGGGCATCTCACGGAGGTGGATCGGGCGGAGCTCGTTGCCGGATATGTCGGGCAGACGGCGATCAAGACCGATGCGGTGGTGAAGGACGCGCTCGGCGGAGTGCTGTTCATCGACGAAGCGTATAGTCTGGCGCCGGAAGACTCCGGGCACGACTTCGGTGATGAGGCGATCGAAACTCTGTTGAAGCTGATGGAGGATCATCGCGACGACCTGGTGGTGATCGCCGCCGGCTATCGTGAGCGGATGGAGAGCTTCATCGAGTCGAACCCCGGGCTTCGCTCGCGGTTCACGCGGTTCATCGATTTTCCTGACTATTCGCCCGACGAGCTCACGGCGATTTTCACGCGAATGGTCGAAGAGGACGGGTACACGCTCGGACCGGGTGCGGTCGAGTCCGTGAAAGTGATTCTCGCGAGAGAGTATGAATCGCGGAGCGAGAACTTCGGGAATGCACGGCTGGTGCGGAATCTCTTCGAGCGGAGTCTGACGTCGCAGGCGAACCGGCTAGTCAGCGCGACGCCCTCGCGCGCTGACCTGTGCGTGATCGCGGAGTCAGACATTACTGCCACAGCCTGA
- a CDS encoding SDR family oxidoreductase → MHIPFNTALITGSSRGIGRGIAVKLATEGVEKIAVHYRTRKAEAETTVSQVRSAGAMGVLVQGDVSDATVAENIVKEAAEKLGGCDIFIHSVIPPMEEIYEHALSTEVPLAKWQLAFDSQARAFFVCARTAARYMSGGGRILALTYTPGGRTGGWQPWVGMGSAKAALDSMSRYFAVALGRHGITVNTVSPGFSDETTVLGQTPQAVQDAVKDWAESGWTPMRRRCRPADVADVCALLCCDEARFVTGQAVSVDGGSSLMNPDLPLALQVPA, encoded by the coding sequence ATGCACATACCATTTAACACCGCCCTCATCACTGGGAGCTCTCGCGGCATTGGTCGTGGGATTGCCGTCAAGCTGGCAACAGAGGGGGTCGAAAAGATCGCCGTGCACTATCGTACTCGTAAGGCGGAAGCAGAAACGACGGTGTCTCAAGTCCGGAGCGCTGGCGCGATGGGCGTTCTCGTGCAAGGAGACGTGTCCGACGCAACCGTGGCTGAGAACATCGTAAAGGAAGCAGCGGAAAAGCTCGGCGGCTGCGACATCTTCATACACAGCGTGATCCCTCCGATGGAAGAGATTTATGAGCACGCGTTGTCGACAGAGGTTCCGCTCGCCAAGTGGCAGCTCGCTTTTGATTCTCAAGCGCGAGCATTTTTTGTCTGCGCGAGGACGGCTGCAAGGTACATGAGCGGGGGCGGCAGGATTCTGGCGCTTACGTACACTCCAGGAGGACGCACCGGCGGCTGGCAACCATGGGTCGGCATGGGATCGGCCAAGGCGGCGCTCGACAGCATGTCCCGTTATTTCGCCGTCGCACTGGGCCGGCATGGTATAACCGTGAACACGGTCAGCCCCGGCTTCTCCGACGAGACGACCGTGCTGGGACAGACACCTCAGGCTGTGCAGGATGCGGTGAAGGACTGGGCGGAATCGGGTTGGACACCAATGCGAAGGCGATGCAGGCCCGCGGACGTCGCGGATGTTTGCGCGCTGCTCTGTTGTGACGAAGCCCGATTCGTCACCGGGCAAGCTGTTTCCGTTGATGGTGGCAGCTCCCTAATGAATCCGGACCTTCCTCTTGCGCTACAGGTTCCCGCCTAG
- a CDS encoding lipocalin-like domain-containing protein: MTNRRLFCVACAIATVAAPVRAQSVPAQSPIVGTWLLDSIVDTLQNGSVSYWMGRRPTGAIIYSASGHMSVQFMRDPRPVLPERTDSGSNVARLAGADPFAALEVDQLRDLFGGYYAYFGRYQVSAAGDSIAHFVETSLRPDEVGVTYRRDSNRRRAAIHRSSSGGKRRPPPSSAYLETSTIERMIRTTAAA; this comes from the coding sequence ATGACAAATCGACGACTATTCTGCGTTGCTTGCGCCATCGCCACGGTCGCTGCACCGGTTCGAGCGCAGAGCGTCCCTGCTCAATCTCCCATCGTCGGAACGTGGCTGCTCGACAGCATTGTCGACACGCTTCAGAACGGATCCGTATCCTATTGGATGGGCCGACGCCCCACAGGTGCGATTATCTATTCCGCATCGGGGCATATGAGTGTGCAATTCATGCGTGATCCGCGACCCGTGCTCCCGGAACGCACTGACTCCGGGTCCAACGTCGCTCGACTGGCCGGCGCCGATCCATTCGCTGCACTCGAGGTGGACCAGCTTCGCGACCTATTTGGCGGCTACTATGCATACTTCGGCCGCTATCAGGTCAGCGCCGCCGGAGACTCGATTGCGCACTTCGTGGAAACGAGCCTGCGCCCCGATGAAGTAGGTGTGACTTACCGCCGCGATTCGAATCGAAGGAGGGCGGCTATTCATCGATCTTCGAGCGGAGGTAAACGGCGTCCCCCGCCATCGAGTGCTTACCTGGAGACGAGCACCATAGAGCGCATGATCCGCACTACGGCAGCTGCCTAG
- a CDS encoding pyridoxal-phosphate dependent enzyme, whose translation MRHSIHGVTRSLLKHNDRIRTIAVEPAESAVLSGKPSGSHKIEGIGIGFIPPLWEPDLVNDIQTVTTKEAKDMARRLAREEGIFAGASTGANVVAAIRIAEQLCPGATVATIVVDSGLRYLSTDVYSGDAGA comes from the coding sequence ATCAGGCATTCGATTCATGGCGTCACGAGATCCCTGCTGAAACACAACGATCGCATCCGAACCATCGCTGTCGAGCCCGCGGAGTCTGCCGTTCTGTCGGGGAAGCCATCCGGCTCGCACAAAATCGAAGGCATCGGCATTGGATTCATTCCGCCGTTGTGGGAACCTGACCTCGTGAACGACATTCAGACCGTGACAACAAAGGAAGCAAAGGACATGGCTCGGCGTTTGGCGCGTGAGGAAGGGATCTTTGCAGGCGCATCGACCGGGGCGAACGTCGTTGCGGCGATCCGCATCGCCGAGCAGCTTTGCCCTGGTGCTACGGTCGCCACCATTGTTGTCGATTCCGGGCTGCGCTACTTGAGTACGGACGTGTATTCCGGCGACGCCGGTGCCTGA
- a CDS encoding erythromycin esterase family protein — MVRSNQEQGLFDGQSRDRAHGLNFFAHYMTLAIHRLGVALTVGAALPASVEAQASREGPACPVAAEQLPQLAPFEARTGSLGPGEAKCFELFLQDGEFIRISVDIEAGYARVQAFGPYDDHRFQVRWVRPDSAEYTAPRLAALAFQASTSGRYVVELSIPVGIGQPVPVFKVQVAEYRSAGIQAAIREDLRTDSRTAWLREHAQRIRSIDPEDGDFSDLQFLRKQLRGVRVVLLGEADHGDGSDFTAKTRLVKFLHRQMGFDVLAFEGELFGTRVAWRALQTGAEPRAAFSQGAYPIWAMSEQVQPLIRYVAASARSAHPLELTAFDIVGVGRFSASRDSLLPNLREFLTRTGVGGPLADLESTPSWILARTYGGRSGRDRQQSPTPAEQAEFLESLRTTAAQVERSHSGRDALFWAQLLRSTSVTARYYLDYPSQDAELIRDRQMADNLLWLVNRYYRGRKIIVWAHTGHVMRNPQHTVSGRKQGFTMGQGLWEALRRESFAVGFVSYTGTARFANQPEEQQQSLVPDQHPAFEFEELMDAAGHELAWVNLREARGRQQWPGGAFLARPLFHISEHAPWSEVLDALFFIRTQEASRRVARVR; from the coding sequence ATGGTACGGTCCAACCAGGAGCAAGGATTGTTCGACGGGCAGTCTCGTGACCGGGCCCATGGCTTGAACTTTTTCGCACACTACATGACCCTCGCCATCCACCGTCTCGGAGTTGCTCTGACGGTCGGCGCCGCACTGCCAGCGTCGGTCGAGGCGCAGGCCTCCCGAGAAGGGCCCGCGTGTCCTGTGGCAGCGGAACAGCTTCCACAGTTGGCGCCGTTCGAGGCGCGGACAGGTTCTCTCGGACCTGGTGAGGCCAAGTGTTTCGAGCTCTTCCTCCAGGATGGCGAGTTCATCCGCATTTCCGTCGACATCGAGGCGGGATATGCTCGCGTCCAAGCCTTTGGGCCCTACGACGACCACCGGTTCCAGGTGAGGTGGGTCAGGCCCGATTCAGCAGAGTACACGGCTCCGCGTCTTGCTGCCCTTGCCTTCCAAGCGTCCACCTCGGGCCGCTACGTCGTCGAACTCAGCATCCCCGTCGGGATTGGCCAGCCCGTTCCTGTATTCAAGGTGCAGGTAGCGGAGTACCGCTCGGCGGGGATCCAGGCAGCGATCAGGGAGGACCTACGAACCGACTCGCGGACCGCTTGGCTTCGGGAGCATGCGCAAAGGATTCGGTCGATCGATCCCGAAGACGGGGATTTCTCGGACCTCCAATTCCTGCGTAAGCAGCTACGGGGAGTCCGCGTCGTGCTGCTCGGCGAGGCCGATCACGGCGATGGGTCCGATTTCACGGCGAAGACCCGGCTGGTCAAGTTCCTGCATCGGCAGATGGGCTTCGACGTGCTTGCCTTCGAGGGGGAGCTCTTCGGGACCAGGGTCGCGTGGCGAGCACTCCAGACCGGCGCTGAGCCTCGCGCGGCGTTCTCCCAGGGAGCGTATCCCATTTGGGCGATGTCCGAGCAGGTTCAGCCCCTTATCCGATATGTGGCAGCGTCGGCGCGCTCCGCTCACCCGTTAGAGTTGACTGCCTTCGACATCGTCGGTGTGGGCCGCTTCTCGGCCTCGCGGGACTCCCTTCTCCCCAATCTTCGGGAGTTCCTCACGCGCACCGGCGTTGGCGGTCCGCTCGCCGATTTGGAGAGCACCCCAAGCTGGATTCTCGCGAGAACCTACGGCGGGCGCTCTGGGCGCGATCGGCAACAATCACCAACACCGGCCGAGCAAGCCGAATTCCTCGAGAGTCTGCGGACGACAGCGGCGCAAGTGGAGAGAAGCCACTCGGGACGCGACGCACTGTTCTGGGCGCAGTTGCTCCGCAGTACGTCGGTCACAGCCCGCTATTACCTCGATTATCCGAGCCAGGACGCGGAATTGATCCGGGACCGTCAGATGGCTGACAACCTGCTGTGGCTGGTGAACCGCTACTACAGGGGGCGCAAGATCATCGTGTGGGCGCACACCGGTCACGTCATGCGCAACCCACAGCACACGGTTTCCGGCAGGAAGCAGGGGTTTACGATGGGGCAGGGGTTGTGGGAGGCCCTCCGCAGAGAGAGCTTCGCGGTCGGCTTCGTGTCGTACACCGGGACAGCCCGCTTTGCAAACCAACCGGAAGAACAACAGCAGAGCCTCGTGCCAGACCAGCATCCGGCGTTTGAGTTCGAGGAGTTAATGGACGCCGCGGGTCATGAACTGGCGTGGGTCAACCTCCGTGAAGCCCGTGGACGCCAGCAGTGGCCCGGCGGAGCATTCCTGGCACGTCCTCTCTTCCACATCAGCGAGCATGCACCGTGGAGCGAGGTTTTGGATGCCCTCTTCTTCATTCGGACCCAGGAGGCGAGCCGACGGGTCGCGAGAGTTAGGTAG
- a CDS encoding protein kinase yields MRQLSAWAISVPSKDLSNTPTTPTAADIPADLRDALAGRYTLERELGQGGMATVYLAHDVRHERPVALKVLRAEQSAVLGAERFDREIKVLARLRHPFVLPLHDSGEAAGALYFVMPYVEGESLRARLARESTLPLEDVASIVRQIADALDYANGEGVIHRDVKPENILLSRHGHAMLADFGIARGALLASGAPAAGIGLTQSGTTIGTVDYMSPEQALGDADIDGRSDVYSLACVVYEALAGRPPFTGRTALSIVAQHIGVPAPSLAAHRADLSPSTIRAVSRALEKKADDRFPTATAFVQALLATETQALPAQTQLASTPRLSIAVLPVSNRSSDAETEYFSEGMTDELMNALAKVEGLRVVSRTSAFAFKSGDVPIKEIGARLGVGFVLEASVRRAGNRLRVTARLVGVEDDSTLWSETYERQLEDVFAVQDEITHSIVKTITGALQLGHLRGAKPVQQPRSLEAYDLYLLGRHHWYKRTNESMRRALELFQEAAAADPLYAPAYSGIADASALLASWQFATAKEMYPQAVKAAQRALELDPSLADAHASLGFVKLNWDRDWEGALHEFQRAIALNPSHEAAHRWLSAFLAGIGRDYEAMPIALRAVELDPISVLPRMNLGIVHWFAWRFEAAEVEFRGVIEKDPGFVRGYAFLACSLSFLNRHEEAISAARIGVEKSNRHAVMLFALGLCIARAGQLDEARAIFGPVVAELDPFYEAAAHAALGDDSAALDTLERALDVHPDWMYSVGRQRWFSQYHAHPRFIRLLEHLQLPIS; encoded by the coding sequence TTGCGGCAATTATCGGCATGGGCTATTTCGGTCCCAAGTAAAGACCTTTCGAACACGCCGACAACTCCCACAGCGGCCGACATCCCCGCGGACCTGCGTGATGCCCTCGCTGGCCGGTACACCCTCGAGCGCGAGCTCGGCCAGGGAGGAATGGCCACAGTCTATCTCGCGCACGACGTTCGACATGAGCGGCCCGTAGCGCTCAAGGTTCTGCGCGCCGAGCAGAGCGCGGTGCTTGGGGCCGAGCGGTTCGACCGCGAGATCAAGGTGCTGGCCCGGCTGCGCCATCCATTCGTTCTGCCGCTTCACGATTCGGGCGAAGCCGCCGGCGCTCTCTACTTCGTCATGCCGTATGTCGAAGGCGAATCGCTCCGGGCCAGGTTGGCACGCGAGTCGACACTTCCGCTGGAAGATGTCGCATCGATCGTCCGGCAGATTGCGGACGCACTGGATTACGCCAACGGCGAAGGCGTCATTCACCGCGACGTGAAGCCGGAGAACATCCTGCTCTCCCGGCACGGCCACGCCATGCTCGCTGATTTTGGAATTGCCCGGGGTGCATTGCTGGCTTCGGGCGCGCCCGCCGCAGGTATCGGTCTGACTCAATCCGGCACGACAATCGGCACCGTGGACTACATGAGTCCGGAGCAGGCGCTCGGCGACGCCGACATCGATGGCAGGAGCGATGTCTACTCGCTTGCCTGCGTCGTGTATGAGGCCCTCGCCGGTCGTCCGCCATTCACCGGGAGAACTGCTCTCTCTATTGTAGCGCAACATATCGGAGTACCGGCGCCAAGCCTTGCCGCACACCGTGCGGATCTCTCACCGTCAACGATCCGGGCGGTTTCGCGCGCGCTCGAAAAAAAGGCGGACGACCGATTTCCCACGGCGACTGCCTTCGTGCAGGCGCTGCTCGCCACGGAGACACAAGCGCTCCCAGCGCAGACGCAGCTTGCATCGACACCACGCCTCTCGATTGCCGTGCTGCCAGTCTCGAATCGCAGCTCCGACGCGGAAACCGAGTATTTCAGCGAAGGCATGACGGACGAGCTGATGAACGCTCTTGCAAAGGTCGAAGGACTCCGGGTCGTGTCACGCACGTCCGCATTTGCGTTCAAGAGCGGCGACGTCCCCATCAAGGAGATCGGCGCGCGGCTTGGAGTCGGATTCGTTCTCGAAGCAAGCGTGCGACGTGCAGGCAACCGACTGCGCGTCACGGCGCGACTCGTCGGCGTCGAAGACGACTCCACTCTCTGGTCGGAGACCTACGAGCGGCAGCTCGAGGACGTGTTCGCGGTGCAGGATGAGATAACGCACTCGATCGTCAAGACGATCACCGGAGCACTTCAGCTCGGCCACCTGCGCGGCGCGAAACCCGTCCAGCAACCGCGAAGTCTCGAAGCATACGATCTCTATCTCCTCGGCCGCCATCACTGGTACAAGAGAACCAACGAGTCGATGCGGCGGGCACTCGAGCTCTTTCAGGAAGCCGCTGCCGCCGATCCGTTGTATGCCCCTGCGTACTCCGGCATCGCGGACGCTTCGGCTCTGCTCGCGTCGTGGCAGTTCGCGACAGCGAAGGAGATGTATCCGCAGGCCGTTAAAGCTGCGCAGCGTGCGCTCGAGCTGGATCCGTCGCTCGCGGACGCCCACGCGTCGCTTGGCTTCGTGAAGCTCAACTGGGACCGGGATTGGGAAGGCGCGCTCCATGAGTTTCAGAGGGCAATTGCGCTGAATCCGAGCCACGAGGCGGCACACCGCTGGCTCTCCGCTTTTCTTGCGGGGATCGGGCGTGACTACGAGGCAATGCCGATCGCGCTGCGCGCAGTGGAGCTTGATCCAATTTCGGTTCTCCCGCGCATGAACCTCGGAATCGTGCACTGGTTCGCCTGGCGCTTCGAAGCCGCCGAGGTGGAGTTTCGGGGTGTTATTGAGAAGGACCCGGGCTTTGTACGCGGCTATGCATTTCTCGCGTGTTCGTTGTCGTTTCTGAACAGGCACGAAGAAGCGATATCCGCCGCACGCATCGGCGTCGAGAAATCGAATCGTCACGCGGTAATGCTCTTCGCGCTCGGCCTGTGCATCGCGCGAGCGGGACAGCTCGACGAAGCGCGCGCGATCTTCGGGCCGGTTGTTGCCGAGCTGGATCCATTCTACGAGGCGGCGGCTCACGCAGCGCTGGGAGACGACTCGGCGGCGCTCGACACGCTCGAGCGCGCTCTCGACGTGCACCCGGACTGGATGTACTCAGTCGGCAGGCAGCGATGGTTTAGCCAGTACCACGCTCATCCCCGGTTCATCCGCTTGCTTGAGCACCTGCAACTTCCAATCAGCTAG
- a CDS encoding protein kinase has protein sequence MANELEDLRTALSERYRIEREVGRGGMATVYVAEDLKHHRQVAIKVLDPDLAAGLGHTRFLREIEIASRLSHPHILPLFDSGESGGFLYYVMPFVEGESLRSRIQREKQLSIPDTVAIGRSVAGALSYAHGQGIVHRDIKPENILFAAGQPVVTDFGIARAVGVAGGDQLTQTGIAIGTPAYMSPEQAAGDRELDARSDVYALGCVLYEMLAGQPPFTGRTAQALLARHAIDPVPPLRTIRHTIPAALEAVVLRALAKTPADRFRTAGELAEALEQGEKTVETAAPVRARRRRSISVLAAAVLGILGFGGWWLAPRLGVGSARIESLAVLPLTNLGGDSRQDYFVEGMQEALIAELSKISALKVISRTSTLRYRKTEKPLSDVANELNVDGVIEGSALREGDQVRITVKLVDGRSDRHVWGQTFDRELRGVLALHSEVAREIANQIKVSLTPPEAQRLAVRRAVNPKAYELYVLGRHQWNQRTLERNRQAVESFLEALDHDPSYAPTYAALADAYMWLGEQGGMPQREARDAAAGALAKALALDETLADAHVSMGLWKLRSDWDWAASERELRRAIELNPSSASAHQMYGRTLSFTGRFEDALRELEKARELDPLSVPVNAYIGQVYLHARRYGQAEEQLRKTLRIDPNHVLTHHNLGELHLAQGRSAEAVKELERSIAGSAEPSSHYLAMLGCSYARAGRKAEAVKILKDLEAKATKDLASAFDVASLYAALSDKEQALGWLEQGYAKRDYWLVEIHAWPWFDSLRSEPRFQDLLRRMRFPA, from the coding sequence ATGGCCAATGAGCTCGAGGACCTCCGAACCGCTCTCAGCGAGCGTTACCGCATCGAGCGTGAGGTCGGCCGCGGCGGAATGGCCACCGTCTACGTCGCGGAGGACCTGAAGCACCATCGCCAGGTGGCGATCAAGGTGCTGGATCCCGACCTCGCCGCAGGCCTCGGCCACACGCGCTTTCTCCGCGAGATCGAAATCGCGTCCCGCCTCAGCCACCCTCACATCCTCCCGCTGTTCGACTCCGGCGAGAGCGGCGGATTCCTCTACTACGTCATGCCGTTCGTCGAGGGCGAATCGCTGCGGAGCCGGATCCAGCGCGAGAAACAGCTCTCGATACCGGACACTGTTGCAATCGGCCGATCGGTGGCCGGTGCGCTCAGCTACGCGCACGGTCAGGGCATCGTGCATCGCGACATCAAGCCGGAGAACATTCTGTTCGCCGCCGGCCAGCCGGTTGTGACGGACTTCGGAATCGCGCGCGCGGTCGGCGTAGCCGGCGGCGACCAGTTGACCCAGACCGGCATCGCGATTGGAACTCCCGCGTACATGAGTCCCGAGCAAGCGGCGGGAGACCGCGAGCTCGACGCGCGCAGCGACGTCTACGCTCTTGGCTGCGTCCTATATGAAATGCTCGCCGGACAGCCACCCTTTACCGGCCGGACTGCTCAGGCCCTGCTCGCACGGCACGCGATTGATCCAGTGCCGCCGCTGCGCACCATACGGCACACAATACCCGCCGCTCTGGAAGCGGTAGTGCTGCGCGCGCTGGCCAAAACGCCGGCGGATCGGTTTCGCACCGCGGGCGAGCTGGCGGAAGCGCTGGAGCAGGGCGAAAAGACCGTCGAGACTGCTGCGCCAGTTCGAGCTCGCCGGCGTCGCAGCATCTCCGTGCTCGCCGCCGCTGTCCTCGGGATTCTTGGATTCGGAGGATGGTGGCTCGCGCCGCGCCTCGGCGTGGGGTCCGCGCGCATCGAGTCGCTGGCCGTTCTGCCGCTGACGAATCTCGGCGGAGACTCCCGGCAGGATTATTTCGTCGAAGGAATGCAGGAAGCGTTGATCGCTGAATTGTCGAAGATCAGCGCCCTCAAGGTCATTTCCCGAACTTCGACGCTGCGGTACCGGAAGACTGAAAAGCCGCTGTCGGACGTGGCCAACGAGCTGAATGTCGACGGAGTGATCGAAGGCTCCGCGCTGCGCGAGGGCGACCAGGTACGCATCACAGTCAAGCTCGTCGATGGCCGGAGCGACCGGCACGTGTGGGGACAGACGTTCGATCGGGAGCTGCGCGGCGTGCTTGCCCTGCATAGCGAAGTTGCGCGCGAGATCGCCAATCAGATCAAGGTAAGTCTCACTCCGCCCGAGGCGCAGCGTTTAGCCGTGCGCCGAGCAGTGAATCCCAAGGCCTACGAGCTTTACGTGCTGGGCCGCCACCAGTGGAACCAGCGCACGCTCGAGCGGAACAGGCAGGCCGTCGAGAGCTTTCTCGAGGCACTCGACCACGATCCCAGCTATGCGCCGACCTACGCCGCGCTCGCGGACGCTTACATGTGGCTCGGGGAACAGGGCGGCATGCCCCAGCGTGAGGCGCGTGACGCAGCCGCGGGAGCGCTCGCGAAAGCGCTTGCGTTGGATGAAACACTCGCGGACGCTCACGTCTCGATGGGTCTCTGGAAATTGCGCTCCGACTGGGATTGGGCAGCTTCGGAAAGGGAGTTGCGGCGTGCGATCGAGCTCAACCCAAGCTCCGCCTCGGCCCATCAGATGTACGGGCGGACGCTTTCGTTTACGGGACGCTTCGAGGACGCTCTGCGTGAGCTCGAAAAAGCGCGGGAGCTCGATCCGCTCTCCGTCCCCGTCAACGCGTACATCGGACAGGTTTATCTGCACGCCAGACGGTACGGTCAGGCGGAGGAGCAGCTTCGGAAGACCTTGAGGATCGACCCCAACCACGTGCTGACCCACCACAATCTCGGAGAGCTGCACCTCGCGCAGGGACGCTCGGCGGAGGCGGTGAAGGAGCTGGAGCGGTCAATTGCAGGGTCTGCCGAACCCAGCTCGCATTATCTCGCCATGCTCGGTTGCAGTTACGCGAGAGCGGGGCGGAAAGCGGAAGCGGTCAAGATCCTGAAGGATCTCGAGGCGAAGGCGACGAAAGATCTTGCATCGGCGTTCGACGTGGCGAGCCTTTACGCAGCACTGTCAGACAAGGAGCAGGCACTGGGCTGGCTCGAGCAGGGCTATGCCAAACGGGATTATTGGCTCGTCGAGATTCACGCGTGGCCGTGGTTCGATTCGCTGCGCTCCGAACCGCGCTTTCAGGACCTGCTGCGGCGCATGCGCTTCCCCGCTTGA